In Streptomyces sp. NBC_00306, a single genomic region encodes these proteins:
- a CDS encoding NAD-dependent epimerase/dehydratase family protein: MAGARTPVARPLVTVLGASGYIGSAVVALLRGRPVRLRTVSRRPCTVAGDGLAELDVRTADLTDPVSLAEAVAGSDAVIHLVTHRSAAGDWRTRDGDPEGERANVTVTRDLIESLSSGRAGGPPPTVIYASTVLPPGGPAPANAYERQKLTSERALRAASAAGSLRGVVLRLPTVYGHGPVPGDLGRGVVAAMIRRAVAGEPLTMWHDGTIEVDLLHVEDTAGAFLSALDHAEALAGRYWDAGCGFGHGLGDVFRTIAEIVGRHTGHPPVPVLRVNPPEGAIGMNFRSVRADSSAFRSVTGWRPRAVLRDALEQAVAAHSAYTGHVHTPTPPHAGLSTKEGIHL; the protein is encoded by the coding sequence ATGGCCGGGGCCCGGACACCAGTTGCCCGCCCTCTGGTCACGGTGCTCGGTGCGTCGGGTTACATCGGTTCGGCCGTCGTCGCGCTCCTGCGCGGTCGGCCGGTCCGGTTGCGTACGGTGTCGCGCCGCCCTTGCACCGTGGCCGGTGACGGCCTCGCGGAACTGGACGTCCGCACGGCCGACCTCACCGATCCCGTCTCGCTCGCCGAAGCGGTGGCGGGCTCGGACGCCGTGATCCACCTGGTCACCCACCGGTCGGCCGCGGGCGACTGGCGGACCAGGGACGGCGACCCGGAGGGCGAACGGGCCAACGTCACAGTGACGCGCGACCTCATCGAGAGCCTCAGCTCCGGCCGGGCCGGCGGGCCGCCGCCCACGGTGATCTACGCAAGTACGGTCCTCCCGCCCGGCGGCCCGGCCCCGGCGAACGCATACGAACGGCAGAAACTGACCTCGGAGCGTGCTCTGCGGGCGGCCTCCGCGGCGGGCTCGCTCCGTGGCGTGGTCCTGCGGCTGCCGACCGTCTACGGCCACGGCCCCGTACCGGGAGACCTCGGCCGGGGCGTGGTGGCGGCCATGATCCGGCGGGCCGTCGCCGGTGAGCCGCTGACCATGTGGCACGACGGCACGATCGAAGTCGATCTCCTCCATGTCGAGGACACGGCCGGCGCCTTCCTGTCGGCGCTGGACCACGCGGAAGCCCTCGCCGGCCGATACTGGGACGCCGGCTGCGGATTCGGCCACGGCCTCGGGGATGTGTTCCGGACGATCGCCGAGATCGTCGGTCGGCACACCGGGCATCCACCGGTACCCGTGCTGCGGGTGAACCCGCCGGAAGGTGCCATCGGCATGAACTTCCGCAGCGTACGCGCCGATTCGTCCGCCTTCCGGTCGGTCACCGGGTGGCGGCCCCGGGCAGTCCTGCGCGACGCGCTGGAACAGGCCGTCGCCGCACACTCCGCATATACCGGACACGTACACACCCCCACACCCCCGCACGCCGGTCTCTCGACCAAGGAAGGGATCCACCTGTGA
- a CDS encoding NDP-hexose 2,3-dehydratase family protein has product MRSLEEFYRALDDARERMFTTVERVPLDALAGWSADPATGTIRHHRGGFFTVEGVRVDRPGHPVDHWSQPIINQPEIGILGILVKEFDGVPHCLMQLKAEPGNCDGIQVSPTVQATRSNYLRVHGGNPVPYLEYFREPSRHRVVADVRQSEQGAWFLRKRNRNMVVEVQGEVELLHGFHWLTLPQLHRLLAQDDLVNMDTRSVLACLPLIAPEPEHERGRDRDEFTMALLRSCRPGSPTRHSEQNLLSWITDTRVRTDLSVSGVPLTGLPGWRRVEGRISHDSGRFFDVIGVQVTAAGREVARWDQPMIAPYGMGVVGLLVTRIDGVLHALVQLRAEVGYVDAVELAPTLQCVPENYDVLPPAARPPLLDEVLGAPASAVRFDTVQSEEGGRFYHARTRHLIVETPYRPELAEHPDFRWVTPHQLSGLLRHSHYVSMEARSLLACLHSLATVSSPAGVR; this is encoded by the coding sequence GTGAGGTCCTTGGAGGAGTTCTACCGCGCGCTCGACGACGCCCGGGAGCGCATGTTCACCACGGTCGAAAGGGTGCCTCTGGACGCCCTGGCCGGGTGGTCCGCGGACCCGGCCACCGGGACCATCCGTCATCACCGCGGCGGCTTCTTCACCGTGGAGGGGGTGCGCGTCGACCGCCCGGGACATCCGGTCGACCACTGGTCCCAGCCGATCATCAATCAGCCGGAGATCGGTATCCTGGGCATCCTGGTCAAGGAGTTCGACGGCGTTCCGCACTGTCTGATGCAGCTGAAGGCCGAGCCCGGCAACTGCGACGGCATCCAGGTCTCCCCGACCGTTCAGGCGACCCGGAGCAACTACCTCCGAGTGCACGGCGGGAACCCCGTCCCCTACCTCGAGTACTTCAGGGAACCCTCCCGGCACCGGGTGGTGGCCGACGTCCGCCAGTCCGAGCAGGGCGCCTGGTTCCTGCGCAAACGCAATCGCAACATGGTGGTCGAGGTCCAGGGCGAGGTGGAACTCCTCCACGGATTCCACTGGCTGACGCTTCCTCAGCTTCACCGTCTGCTGGCCCAGGACGATCTGGTCAACATGGACACCCGGTCGGTACTGGCCTGCCTGCCTCTCATCGCCCCGGAACCGGAACACGAGCGGGGCCGGGACCGGGACGAATTCACCATGGCGCTGCTCCGTTCGTGCCGCCCGGGCTCGCCCACGCGGCATTCGGAGCAAAATCTCCTCAGCTGGATCACCGACACGCGGGTGCGCACCGACCTCTCCGTCAGCGGGGTGCCACTGACCGGACTCCCCGGATGGCGGCGGGTGGAAGGCCGTATCTCCCACGACAGCGGCCGGTTCTTCGACGTCATCGGTGTACAGGTGACGGCCGCGGGCCGCGAAGTCGCCCGCTGGGACCAGCCGATGATCGCGCCGTACGGCATGGGGGTCGTCGGCCTCCTCGTCACCCGTATCGACGGCGTCCTGCACGCTCTCGTTCAACTGCGCGCGGAAGTCGGCTACGTGGATGCCGTGGAGCTCGCCCCGACCTTGCAGTGCGTGCCGGAGAACTACGACGTCCTTCCCCCCGCCGCCCGGCCGCCGCTGCTCGACGAGGTGCTGGGGGCGCCCGCCTCCGCCGTCAGATTCGACACGGTCCAGTCGGAAGAGGGCGGCCGCTTCTACCATGCGCGGACCCGCCATCTCATCGTCGAGACACCGTACCGCCCCGAGTTGGCCGAGCACCCTGACTTCCGCTGGGTGACGCCGCACCAGCTGTCCGGCCTGCTGCGTCACAGCCACTACGTGAGCATGGAGGCCCGCAGCCTGCTCGCCTGTCTGCACTCCCTGGCCACGGTGTCCAGTCCCGCCGGAGTACGGTGA
- a CDS encoding glycosyltransferase family 2 protein — MPRVSVICPTYNRSRAILPTLDSVRTQSMRDWEMIVVSDGSDDDTDEVVAEVAAQDDRIRLRRVPHFGFQAGPTNLVLPEAKGEYIAYLDHDDRWESGHLALLTAAFDDGAQFVATRARKVNASGAVTSTADPLTMCWAPELQLMNPLFENSCAAHRAGLAESVGGWRESPVGLEDWDLWLRMTDAGARCTTLLDVTVTMLDDPGTRQHSLPCDYDHEIARFEDARAARAGYRALTHPRHFRAGLEASRADLHHWYGSLADTGDLVLPLGWEGGTDALTGAVDRHVEAVQMVWNNLIIEPKDGYVALAMVLGTMTADHAERYSAHFRTTMTHQQAFFEDVLPAGSVAR; from the coding sequence ATGCCCCGCGTCTCCGTTATATGCCCGACCTACAACCGCAGTCGGGCCATCCTGCCCACGCTGGACTCCGTCCGTACGCAGTCGATGCGTGACTGGGAGATGATCGTCGTATCCGACGGCAGCGACGACGACACGGACGAGGTCGTGGCCGAAGTCGCGGCGCAGGACGACCGGATCCGGCTGCGGCGGGTCCCGCACTTCGGCTTCCAGGCCGGCCCCACCAACCTCGTCCTGCCCGAGGCGAAGGGCGAGTACATCGCCTACCTGGACCACGACGACCGTTGGGAGAGCGGCCATCTCGCGCTCCTGACAGCAGCCTTCGACGACGGCGCGCAGTTCGTGGCCACCCGGGCGAGGAAGGTGAACGCGTCCGGCGCGGTCACCTCCACTGCTGATCCGCTGACCATGTGCTGGGCGCCTGAACTCCAGCTGATGAATCCCCTGTTCGAGAACTCGTGCGCGGCGCACCGGGCAGGCCTCGCGGAGTCGGTGGGCGGCTGGCGCGAGTCCCCGGTCGGCCTTGAGGACTGGGACCTGTGGCTGCGCATGACCGACGCGGGGGCGCGTTGCACGACGCTCCTCGACGTCACGGTCACCATGCTGGACGACCCCGGCACCCGGCAGCACAGCCTTCCGTGCGACTACGATCATGAGATCGCGCGGTTCGAGGACGCCCGTGCCGCCCGCGCCGGGTACCGGGCCCTCACCCATCCCCGGCATTTCCGAGCGGGGCTCGAAGCCAGCCGCGCGGATCTCCATCACTGGTACGGCTCGCTGGCCGACACCGGCGATCTGGTGCTGCCCCTCGGCTGGGAAGGCGGCACCGACGCCCTGACCGGGGCCGTCGACCGGCATGTGGAAGCCGTCCAGATGGTGTGGAACAACCTGATCATCGAACCCAAGGACGGCTATGTCGCCCTCGCCATGGTGCTGGGCACCATGACCGCTGATCACGCCGAGCGCTACAGCGCCCACTTCCGTACCACGATGACCCACCAGCAGGCGTTCTTCGAGGATGTCCTCCCCGCGGGAAGTGTGGCCCGGTGA
- a CDS encoding LLM class flavin-dependent oxidoreductase, with protein MTTYSVLVPFLPRRPEQLLPYAALVDWTAAERLWQGQSMLVDPFQGFAAAAGSGFRVPVGLGVTLMPLRHPYEAAHQVRSLAMATGNPVVAGFGPGGAAFQRSLLGAPYASPLTAAREYLGIVRGLLDGETVQAEGEYFSCHGGLSPSPAPPVELGLGVLRPGMARVAGAVAGCAVTWLTPASYLRDTVLPALREGAAAAGRPVPRIVAMVPLALRRPDRDPAEVALAGNAPHLAAPHYIDMLHRAGIAVDEGDTTLSAKRLVEGRGFLHGDIGELVEQLAEFREAGVDEVVLNTTGVFNLHGHHAAMADLKTILAAVA; from the coding sequence ATGACCACGTATTCAGTTCTTGTTCCGTTCCTGCCACGCAGGCCGGAACAGCTGCTGCCGTATGCCGCTCTGGTGGACTGGACCGCGGCGGAACGGCTGTGGCAGGGCCAGTCGATGCTCGTCGATCCCTTCCAGGGCTTCGCAGCCGCGGCGGGATCCGGATTCCGGGTCCCGGTGGGGCTCGGTGTCACGCTGATGCCGTTGAGACATCCCTATGAGGCCGCGCACCAGGTCAGATCGCTGGCCATGGCCACCGGGAATCCGGTGGTGGCCGGGTTCGGGCCCGGCGGGGCGGCATTCCAGCGCAGTCTTCTCGGGGCCCCGTACGCCAGTCCGCTGACCGCGGCCCGTGAGTATCTCGGCATTGTCCGCGGGCTGCTCGACGGCGAAACCGTGCAGGCCGAAGGCGAGTACTTCTCATGCCACGGCGGGCTGTCGCCGAGCCCGGCTCCTCCGGTGGAACTCGGACTCGGTGTGCTGCGTCCTGGCATGGCACGCGTCGCCGGTGCGGTCGCGGGCTGCGCCGTCACCTGGCTGACGCCGGCGTCGTACCTGCGCGACACCGTGCTCCCGGCCCTGCGGGAGGGTGCCGCGGCGGCAGGCCGGCCGGTGCCCAGGATCGTGGCCATGGTGCCGCTGGCCCTGCGCCGGCCGGACCGTGACCCGGCGGAGGTCGCGCTGGCCGGCAACGCTCCACATCTCGCGGCACCGCACTACATCGACATGCTCCACCGCGCCGGTATCGCGGTGGACGAGGGCGACACGACACTGAGCGCCAAACGCCTGGTGGAGGGCCGCGGTTTCCTCCACGGGGACATCGGCGAACTCGTCGAACAGCTCGCCGAGTTCCGGGAGGCGGGGGTGGACGAGGTCGTGCTGAACACGACCGGAGTGTTCAACCTGCACGGCCACCATGCGGCCATGGCGGACCTCAAGACGATTCTGGCAGCTGTCGCGTAA
- the mpaB gene encoding daptide biosynthesis RiPP recognition protein, which yields MEHSQLKWAKRQLASWGTGRTGPGNNGPAQDTRTATVVLESATHLASVLASDFVGDRTVVFVPDGRPGSQTDPQAPGAVGPLVVPYEGSLAEPGDEMSVGDSFFLQTQDYATSEYMSVIGPTLIRVTEEADFDGYLADADRARNQGAFVAFATDPAVRIGDLSALGAGPVGDGPFTRLYVRSTGEVSLSPVALPLGTVADGGAALAAEWTRLNSGSAQPCAVSLGLAVPDRSRTDALTARPWLGRYLAALDAVRELRSRGITGLKVSGFGGRLVPGLAELGESAADRDDVDAPLLLWTEEKAVMHSAGTGRFFALDRAAAELAETLMVHGSVEAAAAHADRAALTQVETFFSSAGVRLSVPAPMAGVR from the coding sequence ATGGAACACAGTCAGCTCAAGTGGGCGAAGCGGCAGTTGGCGTCCTGGGGAACGGGCCGCACCGGCCCGGGGAACAACGGGCCGGCGCAGGACACCCGCACCGCGACCGTCGTACTGGAGAGCGCCACACACCTCGCCTCCGTGCTGGCCTCGGACTTCGTCGGCGACCGGACTGTCGTCTTCGTGCCGGACGGCCGTCCGGGAAGCCAGACGGATCCGCAGGCCCCGGGGGCGGTCGGGCCCCTCGTCGTCCCGTACGAAGGGTCCCTCGCCGAGCCCGGCGACGAGATGTCGGTCGGAGACTCCTTCTTCCTGCAGACCCAGGACTACGCCACCAGCGAGTACATGTCGGTGATCGGCCCGACGCTGATCAGGGTCACCGAAGAGGCCGACTTCGACGGGTACCTGGCGGACGCGGACCGCGCCCGGAATCAGGGGGCGTTCGTAGCCTTCGCCACCGATCCCGCCGTGCGTATCGGCGACCTCTCCGCGCTGGGCGCTGGCCCGGTCGGCGACGGCCCGTTCACCCGCCTGTACGTGCGGTCCACCGGAGAGGTGTCCCTCTCGCCCGTAGCCCTGCCCCTGGGCACCGTCGCCGACGGCGGCGCGGCTCTGGCGGCGGAGTGGACCAGGCTCAACTCCGGGAGCGCACAGCCCTGCGCGGTCTCCCTCGGTCTCGCCGTGCCCGACCGGTCACGTACCGACGCGCTGACCGCACGGCCGTGGCTCGGCCGGTATCTGGCCGCCCTCGACGCTGTCCGGGAGCTTCGGTCCCGGGGCATCACCGGCCTCAAGGTCTCCGGATTCGGCGGCCGCCTGGTGCCCGGCCTGGCCGAACTCGGCGAAAGCGCCGCCGACCGCGATGACGTGGATGCCCCGCTGCTGCTCTGGACCGAGGAGAAGGCCGTGATGCACAGTGCCGGCACCGGCCGGTTCTTCGCCCTCGACCGTGCCGCCGCGGAGCTGGCCGAGACCCTGATGGTCCACGGATCGGTCGAGGCCGCCGCCGCCCACGCGGACCGCGCCGCGCTGACCCAGGTCGAGACCTTCTTCTCCAGCGCCGGTGTCCGGCTCTCGGTCCCGGCCCCGATGGCGGGGGTCCGATGA
- the mpaM gene encoding daptide-type RiPP biosynthesis methyltransferase, which translates to MTATVIGGTPQMVPGRAGRALAELGDRVVMCGIYDEAGSLIYDDLSRNDTHEVRELIGLVRRRPGPVLELAAGTGRLTMPLLAAGKDVTALELERSMLDLLRARLQQAPGRLRERCTTVEGDMTSFALDRRFGAVVLGTTSISLLDEEGRTALYGTVRDHLAPGGAFLLSTTYPTSGSTQDEIRIDMLGASGRLYHLHEHWSPRTGTRTVTLHAAELSEGPVHVCTSTVAAIPADLLEDELVSAGFRVNARHTLRTGGDRHESVLLEAEVETR; encoded by the coding sequence ATGACGGCGACGGTCATCGGCGGAACGCCGCAGATGGTCCCCGGGCGGGCCGGCCGCGCGCTGGCCGAGCTCGGTGACCGGGTGGTCATGTGCGGGATCTACGACGAGGCCGGATCACTGATCTACGACGACCTCAGCAGAAACGACACCCATGAGGTCCGTGAACTGATCGGTCTCGTCCGTCGACGCCCTGGGCCGGTACTGGAACTCGCCGCAGGAACAGGCCGGTTGACGATGCCCCTGCTCGCGGCGGGCAAGGACGTCACGGCGCTCGAGCTGGAACGCTCCATGCTGGACCTGCTCCGGGCCCGCCTTCAGCAGGCTCCCGGGCGACTGCGCGAACGCTGCACCACCGTCGAGGGGGACATGACGTCCTTCGCCCTGGACCGCCGGTTCGGAGCGGTCGTTCTCGGGACGACCTCGATCTCGCTGCTCGACGAAGAGGGCCGTACCGCGCTCTATGGCACGGTGCGCGACCATCTGGCCCCCGGCGGAGCGTTCCTGCTCTCCACCACGTACCCCACCTCCGGATCCACGCAGGACGAGATACGCATCGACATGCTCGGTGCCAGCGGTCGGCTCTATCACCTGCACGAGCACTGGTCCCCGCGGACCGGCACGCGCACCGTCACCCTCCACGCGGCCGAGCTCTCCGAAGGCCCGGTCCACGTGTGCACCTCGACCGTCGCGGCCATCCCGGCCGACCTGCTGGAGGACGAACTGGTCTCCGCCGGGTTCCGGGTGAACGCCCGGCACACGCTGCGCACCGGTGGCGACCGACACGAATCCGTACTCCTGGAAGCAGAGGTGGAGACCCGATGA
- the mpaD gene encoding daptide-type RiPP biosynthesis aminotransferase: MNAGQALWPSLLPPGHQGDDALCAVSAEGVRVRFADGRELLCGTSGLWNTNIGYGNPVIAEAVAVALRDASYLSVFRYENSYAREAATALVDLCGADHYGRVLFSTSGGAANDLVMKVARLHHALRGDARRKVVVGLRGSYHGLTFGSFALTGDDLGQSVYGVDQRLVRHVAPNDPAELVTLLGRQGSQIAAVVVEPVLGSGAVPLTEEYVDALLRLRDEHGFLLVADEVATGFGRTGSFLASQRWAGQPDLVVVSKGLTNGTMPAAAVVVSTEVARVFSDAGAVLAHGETQAGTPATCAAILATIEEMRRLDAIAAGRRLAELLDAELDRMVADRPDVTGATGIGCFRALRLCGRDGTPLPQTEVPAVVAAIRAAGAIVHPGPHGIQLFPALTYRDAELAELLERVRTGLTAYARTATAGAAGVAG, from the coding sequence ATGAACGCCGGACAGGCCCTGTGGCCCTCACTGTTGCCGCCCGGGCACCAGGGCGACGATGCGCTGTGCGCGGTCTCCGCCGAAGGCGTCCGCGTGCGCTTCGCAGACGGCCGTGAACTGCTGTGCGGAACCAGCGGGTTGTGGAACACCAACATCGGCTACGGCAATCCCGTCATCGCCGAGGCGGTGGCGGTGGCCCTGCGTGACGCCTCCTACCTGAGCGTCTTCCGGTACGAGAACAGCTATGCCCGCGAAGCCGCGACGGCCCTCGTCGACCTCTGCGGCGCCGACCACTACGGCCGGGTGCTCTTCTCCACCTCGGGCGGCGCGGCCAACGACCTGGTGATGAAGGTCGCCAGGCTGCACCACGCGCTGCGCGGCGACGCCCGGCGCAAGGTGGTGGTGGGTCTGCGCGGCAGCTACCACGGCCTCACCTTCGGCAGCTTCGCGCTGACCGGCGATGATCTGGGCCAGTCGGTGTACGGCGTCGATCAGCGGCTGGTGCGGCACGTGGCCCCGAACGACCCGGCCGAGCTGGTGACGCTGCTCGGCAGACAGGGGAGCCAGATCGCGGCCGTTGTCGTCGAACCCGTCCTCGGCAGCGGGGCGGTACCGCTCACCGAGGAGTACGTGGACGCTCTGCTGCGGTTGCGTGACGAGCACGGATTCCTGCTGGTCGCCGACGAGGTGGCCACCGGCTTCGGCCGTACCGGTTCCTTCCTCGCCTCGCAGCGGTGGGCCGGGCAGCCCGATCTGGTGGTCGTCTCCAAGGGGCTCACGAACGGCACCATGCCTGCCGCCGCCGTCGTCGTCTCGACCGAGGTGGCTCGGGTGTTCAGCGACGCGGGAGCCGTGCTGGCGCACGGCGAGACCCAAGCCGGAACCCCGGCGACGTGTGCCGCGATCCTCGCCACCATCGAGGAGATGCGCCGGCTCGACGCGATCGCCGCCGGCCGCAGGCTGGCCGAACTCCTGGACGCCGAGCTGGACCGGATGGTCGCCGATCGTCCCGATGTCACCGGCGCCACCGGCATCGGCTGCTTCCGGGCCCTGCGACTGTGCGGCCGGGACGGGACGCCCCTGCCGCAAACCGAGGTCCCGGCCGTGGTCGCGGCGATCAGGGCGGCGGGTGCCATCGTGCACCCCGGACCGCACGGCATCCAGCTCTTCCCCGCGCTGACCTACCGTGATGCCGAACTGGCCGAGCTGCTGGAGCGGGTACGTACCGGACTGACGGCGTACGCCCGGACGGCGACAGCCGGGGCGGCAGGGGTGGCCGGATGA
- the mpaC gene encoding daptide-type RiPP biosynthesis dehydogenase, with amino-acid sequence MNLSWHCPTLTLFGADGIAGWLEARPATRHVTVLVDAAVADGPIVSRVRTSVAGPSRDVRVLALDGPGDADGVLALADRLSGTDLIVAVGGGALLDQAKLAALVRNNPAARTRLTLPQRSGLILLPPEIHRGLPMIAVPTTVGTGAELSAAACLVFPQGRRLILGESLRPDVAVLDPLATATLPDELIAEGVLEALFRVVSLYVGDHRDLPTEDALAETLAGRLARLGHQLRDVRLGGGHSDDRIRLEIAKVSGLTHLGWTYIGRDRYGAKGWYLANELSSVLGLRKMTAVAALLEPLWRAIADGDQRLGSARRLSRMWALLRATDPDALPEDPAAGIGALTDAWLVDRRISAEAARLDTVTARTVRAWGAGLPMLGGLRAADVRGLLDGAVLDAEPALR; translated from the coding sequence ATGAACCTCAGCTGGCACTGCCCGACGCTCACCCTGTTCGGCGCCGACGGGATCGCCGGATGGCTGGAGGCACGGCCTGCCACGCGGCACGTCACCGTACTGGTCGACGCGGCCGTCGCCGACGGGCCGATCGTCTCCCGGGTACGGACCTCGGTCGCAGGACCGAGCCGTGACGTGCGCGTCCTGGCTCTGGACGGTCCCGGTGACGCGGACGGTGTCCTCGCGCTGGCGGACCGCCTGAGCGGTACGGATCTGATCGTCGCCGTCGGCGGCGGCGCCCTGCTCGACCAGGCCAAGCTGGCGGCCCTGGTGCGGAACAACCCGGCCGCCCGCACGCGGTTGACCCTGCCGCAGCGCAGCGGGCTGATCCTGCTCCCGCCCGAGATCCACCGCGGCCTTCCCATGATCGCGGTGCCTACCACCGTCGGTACGGGTGCGGAACTGAGCGCGGCGGCGTGCCTGGTCTTCCCGCAGGGCAGGCGGCTGATCCTGGGGGAGTCGCTGCGACCCGATGTCGCCGTACTGGACCCGCTGGCCACCGCCACACTGCCGGACGAGCTGATCGCCGAGGGCGTGCTGGAGGCCTTGTTCCGTGTGGTGAGCCTGTATGTGGGCGACCACCGCGACCTGCCGACCGAGGACGCGCTGGCCGAGACCCTGGCCGGGCGGCTGGCCCGGCTCGGGCATCAGCTGCGTGATGTACGGCTGGGCGGCGGGCACAGCGACGACCGGATCCGGCTGGAGATCGCCAAGGTGAGCGGACTGACCCACCTGGGCTGGACGTACATCGGACGCGATCGGTACGGGGCCAAGGGCTGGTACCTGGCCAACGAGCTGTCGTCCGTGCTCGGGCTGCGCAAGATGACCGCCGTGGCGGCGCTGCTGGAGCCGTTGTGGCGTGCCATCGCCGACGGCGACCAACGGCTGGGGTCGGCCCGGCGGTTGTCCCGGATGTGGGCGCTGCTGCGTGCCACCGATCCGGACGCCCTGCCCGAGGACCCGGCGGCGGGGATCGGCGCACTGACCGATGCCTGGCTGGTGGACCGACGGATCAGCGCCGAGGCCGCCCGGCTGGACACGGTCACGGCCCGGACCGTGCGCGCCTGGGGAGCCGGACTGCCGATGCTCGGGGGGCTGCGGGCCGCCGACGTACGCGGCCTGCTCGACGGCGCCGTACTCGACGCGGAACCGGCACTGCGCTGA
- a CDS encoding daptide-type RiPP, which produces MQGVIDFSQDLSVPALELGMQELEAMEAPGWSTWAGFGTGTAVTSAIAYGSVYVAVSGAAIT; this is translated from the coding sequence ATGCAGGGAGTCATCGACTTCTCGCAGGACCTGTCTGTGCCGGCACTTGAGCTCGGCATGCAGGAGCTCGAGGCCATGGAGGCCCCGGGTTGGTCCACGTGGGCCGGCTTCGGCACGGGCACGGCTGTCACCAGCGCCATCGCCTACGGCAGCGTCTACGTGGCCGTCAGCGGCGCGGCGATCACCTAG
- a CDS encoding daptide-type RiPP, with amino-acid sequence MQAIFEPKTGFELKDNGPALELGMQELEAMEAPGFYTGFKDGLMFSIAVGALSVAAST; translated from the coding sequence ATGCAGGCGATCTTCGAGCCCAAGACGGGCTTTGAGCTGAAGGATAATGGACCGGCTCTGGAGCTGGGGATGCAAGAGCTGGAGGCCATGGAGGCCCCGGGCTTCTACACCGGTTTCAAGGACGGCCTGATGTTCAGCATCGCAGTGGGTGCGCTCAGCGTGGCTGCCTCTACCTGA
- a CDS encoding ABC transporter ATP-binding protein has protein sequence MSDTAAVSLRGLTKRFGEFAAVEDVTFDVRPGRIVGLLGRNGAGKTTSLRMLLGLARPSSGTATVFGRPYADLPDAARRVGVSMDGISPMPGTSGRRDLRIWARMLGLPAARVDEVLDRVGLTGSGDRKIKGYSTGMRQRHALAVALLADPELLVLDEPANGLDPDGIRWLRTFLRSLADEGRTILLSSHLLSEVEQTVDDVVILQRTLRYSGPISELVPDSGTSLEARFFDLVGTEAERRIDA, from the coding sequence ATGAGCGACACCGCAGCGGTCTCCCTCCGCGGCCTGACCAAGCGGTTCGGTGAGTTCGCCGCGGTGGAGGACGTGACGTTCGATGTCCGGCCGGGCCGCATCGTGGGGCTGCTCGGCCGCAACGGCGCGGGGAAGACCACCTCGCTGCGTATGCTCCTCGGGCTCGCACGCCCCAGTTCCGGCACCGCCACCGTCTTCGGGCGCCCCTACGCCGACCTGCCCGACGCAGCGCGCCGGGTCGGGGTCAGCATGGACGGCATCTCCCCGATGCCCGGCACCAGCGGGCGCCGCGATCTGCGGATCTGGGCCCGGATGCTCGGCCTGCCCGCGGCGCGCGTCGACGAGGTCCTGGACAGGGTCGGGCTGACCGGCAGCGGCGACCGGAAGATCAAGGGCTACTCCACCGGCATGCGGCAGCGGCACGCGCTGGCAGTGGCGTTGCTCGCCGACCCGGAACTGCTGGTGCTCGACGAGCCGGCCAACGGGCTCGACCCGGACGGCATCCGGTGGCTGAGGACCTTCCTGCGTTCACTGGCCGACGAGGGGCGCACCATCCTGCTCTCCAGCCACCTGCTCTCCGAGGTGGAACAGACAGTGGACGACGTGGTGATCCTGCAGCGCACCCTGCGGTACAGCGGTCCCATATCCGAGCTGGTCCCGGACAGCGGAACCAGCCTGGAGGCACGATTCTTCGATTTGGTCGGCACAGAAGCGGAAAGGCGCATCGATGCGTGA